The Primulina huaijiensis isolate GDHJ02 chromosome 12, ASM1229523v2, whole genome shotgun sequence genome has a window encoding:
- the LOC140990247 gene encoding transmembrane ascorbate ferrireductase 1-like, which yields MTIGVKAVHVSYVAHVLGVVGAILVLVWCISFRGGLAWEATNKNLIFNLHPVLMLIGLIIIGGQAIMSYKCLPLKKPEKKLIHLVLHAIALVLGIIGIYTAFKFHNESNIANLYSLHSWLGIGVISLYGIQWLYGFVIFFYPGGTPPLRKESLPWHVLFGMFVYILAVGTATLGYLEKLTFLESSGIAKYGSEAFLVNFTAIVTILYGSFVIFTILSQAPPEVHEYGYGYTAIET from the exons ATGACGATAGGGGTGAAGGCAGTGCACGTTTCTTATGTGGCGCATGTTCTGGGTGTAGTTGGTGCTATATTGGTGTTAGTCTGGTGCATAAGCTTTAGGGGTGGTTTGGCTTGGGAAGCTACGAACAAGAATCTCATATTCAAT CTTCATCCTGTATTGATGCTCATTGGGTTGATCATAATCGGTGGCCAAG CCATTATGAGTTACAAATGTCTGCCTCTGAAGAAGCCAGAAAAGAAACTAATACATCTAGTTCTTCATGCTATTGCTCTTGTACTCGGTATAATTGGAATATACACCGCATTCAAGTTCCACAATGAAAGCAACATTGCAAATTTATATAGTTTACACTCTTGGCTAGGAATTGGTGTCATCTCTCTCTATGGAATCCAG TGGTTATACGGGTTCGTGATTTTCTTTTACCCCGGAGGAACACCACCACTTAGAAAAGAGTCACTTCCATGGCACGTACTTTTTGGcatgtttgtttatatattggCTGTAGGCACTGCTACCTTGGGTTACCTTGAAAAGCTTACCTTCCTGGAGAGCTCTGGTATTGCCAAATATGGTTCGGAGGCATTCCTTGTCAACTTCACCGCTATAGTCACCATCTTATATGGGTCATTTGTCATCTTCACGATCCTGTCTCAGGCTCCTCCAGAAGTTCATGAATATGGTTATGGTTACACGGCCATAGAAACATGA
- the LOC140989857 gene encoding uncharacterized protein isoform X1: protein MIRRLLGRSSMTGLLPFVCLVSFGAFICTRRLESSVAVMTENPQKPVLTTKTMYHHPSETLQIHPKVTEIPLNCSRDTLPRICPANYYPSKKPSENNDTYLSPPPSCPGYFRWIHNDLWPWRETGITKEMVMSASRTANFRLVILKGKAYVETYRKSFQSRDTFTLWGILQLLRKFPGKVPDLELMFDCVDWPVIKKETFHEPEYKSPPPLFRYCGDDATYDIVFPDWSFWGWPEINIKPWDDLSKDIKQGNTRTRWTDREPHAYWKGNPAVAATRMDLLKCNVSDEQDWNARVYAQDWKQEQDRGYKQSDLASQCIHRYKIYIEGSAWSVSEKYILACNSVALLVKPHYYDFFTRNLMPLQHYWPIKDDDKCRSIKYAVDYGNSHEQEAQAIGQTASKFILEELKMDYVYDYMFHLLNQYAKLLTYKPTVPKKAVELCSESMACHAQGLEKKFMTDSLVKGPSYSDPCVLPPPYDPATLHSVLEGKQNNIHQVEAWEQQFWGTHDKQIKD, encoded by the exons ATGATCCGCCGGTTACTTGGAAGATCTTCGATGACAGGCCTCCTCCCTTTCGTCTGCCTCGTGTCTTTCGGCGCGTTCATTTGCACTCGCCGCCTGGAATCTTCTGTTGCT GTCATGACCGAAAACCCTCAGAAACCAGTATTAACCACCAAAACAATGTACCATCATCCTTCCGAAACACTTCAAATCCATCCCAAGGTCACAGAAATACCCCTGAATTGTTCACGTGATACCTTGCCTCGAATTTGTCCTGCCAATTATTACCCTTCCAAAAAACCATCAGAAAACAACGACACTTACTTAAGCCCACCACCTTCGTGTCCTGGTTACTTCCGTTGGATTCACAATGATTTGTGGCCATGGAGGGAAACAGGAATCACTAAAGAAATGGTGATGAGTGCCAGTCGAACAGCAAATTTCCGATTGGTGATATTAAAAGGGAAAGCATATGTGGAAACATATAGAAAATCGTTTCAAAGTAGAGATACATTTACTCTTTGGGGGATCTTGCAATTGCTAAGGAAGTTCCCTGGGAAAGTCCCGGATTTGGAGTTGATGTTTGATTGTGTAGACTGGCCGGTCATCAAGAAAGAAACTTTCCACGAGCCTGAGTATAAATCTCCACCACCATTGTTCAGATACTGTGGCGACGATGCCACATATGATATAGTGTTTCCAGATTGGtcgttctggggatg GCCGGAGATAAATATAAAACCGTGGGATGATTTGTCCAAAGATATCAAACAAGGAAACACGAGGACTAGATGGACGGATAGGGAACCTCATGCTTACTGGAAGGGAAATCCAGCCGTTGCTGCCACCAGGATGGATTTGCTCAAGTGTAATGTTTCAGATGAACAAGATTGGAATGCTCGTGTATATGCACAG GATTGGAAACAAGAACAAGATCGCGGTTACAAGCAATCAGACTTGGCGAGCCAATGCATTCACAG atacaaaatttacattgaAGGTTCAGCATGGTCCGTGAGCGAGAAATACATTCTAGCTTGCAATTCTGTGGCGTTACTCGTAAAGCCTCATTATTACGATTTTTTCACTAGAAATTTGATGCCATTGCAACATTACTGGCCGATTAAGGATGATGATAAGTGTAGATCGATTAAATATGCAGTTGACTATGGAAATAGCCACGAACAAGAG GCTCAAGCCATCGGCCAGACTGCAAGCAAATTCATCCTAGAGGAACTAAAGATGGATTACGTCTACGATTACATGTTTCATCTCTTGAACCAGTATGCTAAGCTTTTAACCTACAAACCCACCGTCCCCAAGAAAGCAGTCGAACTCTGTTCAGAATCAATGGCTTGCCATGCACAAGGATTGGAGAAGAAATTCATGACCGATTCTCTGGTTAAAGGGCCTAGCTATTCGGATCCATGCGTCCTGCCTCCACCGTACGATCCGGCGACACTTCATTCTGTTCTTGAGGGAAAACAGAACAATATACATCAAGTAGAAGCATGGGAACAACAATTTTGGGGGACTCACGATAAACAGATAAAAGATTGA
- the LOC140989857 gene encoding uncharacterized protein isoform X2: protein MTENPQKPVLTTKTMYHHPSETLQIHPKVTEIPLNCSRDTLPRICPANYYPSKKPSENNDTYLSPPPSCPGYFRWIHNDLWPWRETGITKEMVMSASRTANFRLVILKGKAYVETYRKSFQSRDTFTLWGILQLLRKFPGKVPDLELMFDCVDWPVIKKETFHEPEYKSPPPLFRYCGDDATYDIVFPDWSFWGWPEINIKPWDDLSKDIKQGNTRTRWTDREPHAYWKGNPAVAATRMDLLKCNVSDEQDWNARVYAQDWKQEQDRGYKQSDLASQCIHRYKIYIEGSAWSVSEKYILACNSVALLVKPHYYDFFTRNLMPLQHYWPIKDDDKCRSIKYAVDYGNSHEQEAQAIGQTASKFILEELKMDYVYDYMFHLLNQYAKLLTYKPTVPKKAVELCSESMACHAQGLEKKFMTDSLVKGPSYSDPCVLPPPYDPATLHSVLEGKQNNIHQVEAWEQQFWGTHDKQIKD, encoded by the exons ATGACCGAAAACCCTCAGAAACCAGTATTAACCACCAAAACAATGTACCATCATCCTTCCGAAACACTTCAAATCCATCCCAAGGTCACAGAAATACCCCTGAATTGTTCACGTGATACCTTGCCTCGAATTTGTCCTGCCAATTATTACCCTTCCAAAAAACCATCAGAAAACAACGACACTTACTTAAGCCCACCACCTTCGTGTCCTGGTTACTTCCGTTGGATTCACAATGATTTGTGGCCATGGAGGGAAACAGGAATCACTAAAGAAATGGTGATGAGTGCCAGTCGAACAGCAAATTTCCGATTGGTGATATTAAAAGGGAAAGCATATGTGGAAACATATAGAAAATCGTTTCAAAGTAGAGATACATTTACTCTTTGGGGGATCTTGCAATTGCTAAGGAAGTTCCCTGGGAAAGTCCCGGATTTGGAGTTGATGTTTGATTGTGTAGACTGGCCGGTCATCAAGAAAGAAACTTTCCACGAGCCTGAGTATAAATCTCCACCACCATTGTTCAGATACTGTGGCGACGATGCCACATATGATATAGTGTTTCCAGATTGGtcgttctggggatg GCCGGAGATAAATATAAAACCGTGGGATGATTTGTCCAAAGATATCAAACAAGGAAACACGAGGACTAGATGGACGGATAGGGAACCTCATGCTTACTGGAAGGGAAATCCAGCCGTTGCTGCCACCAGGATGGATTTGCTCAAGTGTAATGTTTCAGATGAACAAGATTGGAATGCTCGTGTATATGCACAG GATTGGAAACAAGAACAAGATCGCGGTTACAAGCAATCAGACTTGGCGAGCCAATGCATTCACAG atacaaaatttacattgaAGGTTCAGCATGGTCCGTGAGCGAGAAATACATTCTAGCTTGCAATTCTGTGGCGTTACTCGTAAAGCCTCATTATTACGATTTTTTCACTAGAAATTTGATGCCATTGCAACATTACTGGCCGATTAAGGATGATGATAAGTGTAGATCGATTAAATATGCAGTTGACTATGGAAATAGCCACGAACAAGAG GCTCAAGCCATCGGCCAGACTGCAAGCAAATTCATCCTAGAGGAACTAAAGATGGATTACGTCTACGATTACATGTTTCATCTCTTGAACCAGTATGCTAAGCTTTTAACCTACAAACCCACCGTCCCCAAGAAAGCAGTCGAACTCTGTTCAGAATCAATGGCTTGCCATGCACAAGGATTGGAGAAGAAATTCATGACCGATTCTCTGGTTAAAGGGCCTAGCTATTCGGATCCATGCGTCCTGCCTCCACCGTACGATCCGGCGACACTTCATTCTGTTCTTGAGGGAAAACAGAACAATATACATCAAGTAGAAGCATGGGAACAACAATTTTGGGGGACTCACGATAAACAGATAAAAGATTGA
- the LOC140989858 gene encoding uncharacterized protein: MVSQRQRTARKRFKESNPELFPKPEPTPPKDPNKVKKKKYGKFKRNKLKPIDPNKPKKTSYKRHPLRVAGMKPGESCYICKAPEHIAKDCPKKSEWERNKICLFCRHRGHSLKNCPNKNEESFDRKLCYNCGEMGHSLDKCQYPLQDGGTRYANCFICNESGHLSKNCPKNTHGIYPKGGCCKICGGVTHLAKDCPNKHSQTSKGDWMSGYSSEIQERPNRITRFLSGDDLEDDFIAAVPVAAEKDKSVKSSSKQRTKVVSFVG, encoded by the exons ATGGTGAGCCAAAGGCAAAGAACGGCGCGGAAACGCTTTAAGGAATCTAACCCAGAACTCTTCCCTAAGCCGGAGCCAACGCCGCCGAAAGATCCAAACAAggtaaagaagaagaaatatggAAAATTCAAACGCAATAAGTTGAAACCCATTGATCCAAATAAGCCGAAGAAAACTTCGTACAAAAGGCACCCGCTTAGAGTTGCTGGCATGAAGCCCGGCGAGAGCTGCTACATATGCAAAGCGCCTGAACACATTGCTAAAGATTGCCCCAAAAAATCGGAGTGGGAAAGGAATAAG ATATGTTTGTTCTGTCGGCATCGTGGCCACAGTCTAAAGAATTGCCCTAACAAGAATGAAGAGTCTTTCGACAGGAAATTGTGTTACAATTGTGGAGAAATGGGACATTCTCTGGATAAATGTCAGTATCCTCTTCAAGATG GAGGAACTAGATACGCGAATTGCTTTATATGCAATGAGTCCGGGCACTTGAGTAAAAATTGTCCTAAGAATACTCATGGAATCTATCCAAAG GGTGGGTGCTGTAAAATTTGTGGCGGTGTCACGCATCTGGCCAAAGATTGTCCTAATAAACACAGCCAAACTTCTAAAGGTGATTGGATGTCCGGTTATTCAT CTGAGATTCAAGAAAGGCCTAATCGAATAACCAGGTTCCTTAGTGGAGACGACCTTGAAGATGACTTCATTGCAGCTGTTCCGGTTGCTGCTGAGAAAGATAAGAGTGTAAAATCCAGTAGTAAGCAGAGAACTAAAGTCGTTAGTTTTGTTGGTTGA